In Nocardioides sp. zg-1228, a single window of DNA contains:
- a CDS encoding 3-hydroxyacyl-CoA dehydrogenase NAD-binding domain-containing protein, with protein sequence MSTHDTSIYERAQAIVSDAERVTRAHLRTVALPGVTFGLITLDNGEDHTKPNTFGPASLLALNEAIDAALADETIDAIAVTGKPFILAAGADLTAIQGGGPDAVRTVGELGHAVFRKLQDGGKPSFGLVNGLALGGGLEVALHCTYRTVMDSAPALGLPEVMLGLVPGWGGAWLVPNLVGADKAVTLIVENPLNQGRTLGGQAAYDFGLADAVFGGADFLEQSLLWAASVVRGETVVERPEVDRGEAWDAAIERARGIVAAKTGGASPAAAKAVELIAAARDSDRDTGFAAEDDALEELSRTAELLASLYSFDLVQKRAKRPAGAPDRSLARPVTKVGIVGAGLMASQLALLFVRRLQVPVVLTDLDQERADKGVAYVHAEIDKLLAKGRINQDKANRHKALVTGETDKQVAFGDADFVIEAVFEEMAIKKTVFADVEKVVSPECVLATNTSSLSITEMAADLQHPERVVGFHFFNPVAVMPLLEIVKGDATDDATLATAFATGKALKKTSILVKDSPSFIVNRLLGRFLGEVAKAVDAGTPIETADAAFAGIAPMPPFMLLGLVGPAIALHNNETLAGAFPDRFYVSPLLERVVAEKKTSFYLPDLSIDPEIKALQEQPASPVELTKEELRVAALSGLAEEARLMLDEGVVAAPQDIDLAMITGAGFSFWNGGLTFMLDVQGISEKVTGKRFH encoded by the coding sequence CGTGACGTTCGGGCTGATCACCCTCGACAACGGCGAGGACCACACCAAGCCCAACACGTTCGGGCCGGCGTCGCTGCTCGCCCTCAACGAGGCGATCGACGCGGCCCTGGCCGACGAGACGATCGACGCGATCGCGGTGACGGGCAAGCCGTTCATCCTGGCGGCCGGCGCCGACCTCACCGCCATCCAGGGCGGCGGACCCGACGCCGTACGCACCGTCGGCGAGCTCGGCCACGCGGTGTTCCGCAAGCTGCAGGACGGCGGCAAGCCGTCGTTCGGCCTCGTCAACGGCCTCGCCCTCGGCGGCGGCCTCGAGGTGGCCCTGCACTGCACCTACCGCACCGTCATGGACTCCGCGCCGGCCCTCGGCCTGCCCGAGGTCATGCTCGGCCTGGTCCCCGGCTGGGGCGGCGCCTGGCTGGTGCCCAACCTGGTCGGTGCCGACAAGGCCGTCACGCTGATCGTCGAGAACCCGCTCAACCAGGGCAGGACGCTGGGCGGCCAGGCGGCCTACGACTTCGGGCTGGCCGACGCGGTGTTCGGCGGTGCCGACTTCCTGGAGCAGTCGCTGCTGTGGGCCGCGTCCGTCGTACGTGGCGAGACCGTCGTCGAGCGCCCAGAGGTCGACCGGGGCGAGGCCTGGGACGCCGCGATCGAGCGCGCCCGGGGCATCGTCGCGGCCAAGACCGGCGGCGCGTCCCCTGCCGCCGCGAAGGCCGTCGAGCTCATCGCCGCGGCGCGCGACAGCGACCGCGACACCGGCTTCGCGGCCGAGGACGACGCCCTCGAGGAGCTGTCGAGGACCGCCGAGCTGCTCGCCTCGCTCTACTCGTTCGACCTCGTGCAGAAGCGCGCCAAGCGGCCTGCCGGGGCGCCCGACCGGTCGCTCGCCCGTCCGGTGACGAAGGTCGGCATCGTCGGCGCCGGCCTGATGGCCAGCCAGCTCGCGCTGCTGTTCGTCCGTCGCCTGCAGGTGCCGGTCGTGCTGACCGACCTCGACCAGGAGCGTGCCGACAAGGGCGTGGCCTACGTCCACGCCGAGATCGACAAGCTCCTCGCCAAGGGCCGGATCAACCAGGACAAGGCCAACCGGCACAAGGCGCTGGTCACGGGTGAGACCGACAAGCAGGTCGCCTTCGGTGACGCCGACTTCGTGATCGAGGCCGTCTTCGAGGAGATGGCGATCAAGAAGACGGTCTTCGCCGACGTCGAGAAGGTCGTCTCGCCCGAGTGCGTGCTGGCGACCAACACCTCCTCGCTGTCGATCACCGAGATGGCGGCCGACCTCCAGCACCCCGAGCGGGTCGTGGGCTTCCACTTCTTCAACCCGGTCGCGGTCATGCCGCTGCTGGAGATCGTGAAGGGCGACGCCACCGACGACGCCACCCTGGCCACCGCGTTCGCGACCGGCAAGGCGCTGAAGAAGACCTCGATCCTGGTCAAGGACAGCCCGTCGTTCATCGTCAACCGCCTCCTCGGCCGCTTCCTGGGCGAGGTCGCCAAGGCGGTCGACGCCGGCACCCCGATCGAGACCGCGGACGCCGCGTTCGCCGGCATCGCCCCGATGCCGCCGTTCATGCTGCTCGGCCTCGTCGGCCCGGCGATCGCGCTGCACAACAACGAGACCCTGGCCGGAGCGTTCCCCGACCGCTTCTACGTCTCGCCGCTCCTGGAGCGGGTCGTGGCGGAGAAGAAGACCTCGTTCTACCTGCCCGACCTCTCCATCGACCCGGAGATCAAGGCCCTGCAGGAGCAGCCGGCGTCTCCGGTCGAGCTGACCAAGGAGGAGCTGCGCGTGGCGGCCCTCTCCGGGCTCGCCGAGGAGGCGCGCCTGATGCTCGACGAGGGCGTCGTCGCGGCCCCGCAGGACATCGACCTGGCGATGATCACCGGCGCCGGGTTCTCCTTCTGGAACGGCGGGCTCACCTTCATGCTCGACGTCCAGGGCATCTCGGAGAAGGTGACCGGCAAGCGGTTCCACTGA